The proteins below come from a single Mycolicibacterium sp. TY81 genomic window:
- a CDS encoding helix-turn-helix domain-containing protein, whose translation MTRALRPDAGSRSALAALSIIEEVAAAGPGITALEITHRLRMSRSSAYRLLAVLVDSEYLVRTPDLGGFALGRRIDRLVGIPSTPADRLREAVDAVRAEARFGIHLVLHRSTGRPALELFDIDPDFPLSDPARVIAEPECSAIGRIVAADARGERPAFSTQRGILVPGHGCLALPIRSADDSLVAVLAASAPSHRVADTDTLLAFLTPHARAVAQACTTSG comes from the coding sequence ATGACCCGAGCACTGCGCCCCGACGCCGGGTCGCGTTCGGCGCTCGCCGCGCTGTCCATCATCGAGGAGGTGGCGGCTGCGGGGCCCGGGATCACGGCACTGGAGATCACTCACCGGCTGCGGATGTCACGGTCCTCGGCATACCGATTGCTCGCTGTCCTGGTGGACAGCGAATACCTGGTGCGCACCCCGGATTTGGGCGGGTTCGCCCTCGGCCGGCGGATCGACCGATTGGTCGGCATCCCCTCCACTCCGGCGGACCGGTTACGCGAAGCAGTCGACGCCGTGCGAGCCGAAGCACGATTCGGCATTCATCTGGTCCTGCACCGGTCCACGGGGCGGCCGGCGTTGGAGCTGTTCGACATCGACCCGGATTTTCCACTGTCGGATCCGGCCCGGGTCATCGCTGAACCGGAATGCTCGGCCATCGGACGGATCGTCGCCGCAGACGCCCGCGGTGAACGCCCCGCATTTTCGACCCAGCGCGGGATTCTGGTGCCCGGACATGGCTGCCTGGCTCTCCCGATCCGCAGCGCCGACGACAGTCTCGTCGCCGTCTTGGCAGCCTCGGCGCCCTCGCACCGCGTCGCGGACACCGATACGTTGCTGGCGTTTCTCACGCCCCACGCGCGGGCGGTGGCGCAAGCGTGCACGACGTCGGGTTGA
- a CDS encoding TetR/AcrR family transcriptional regulator has protein sequence MVRCVHTDLFALDTARDEGVEEILDAALDVFAKIGIRRATVDEIAQRAGLGRVTIYRRVGGKNEIVSAVLIRESQKLFEAVRAAAARADNFADRVVHSFATTIETVRTNAVWNRLLDIEPDTVLPRLTLEASPLLAGAVAATAEVLRGPDVAAVPEPELLARAEILVRITHSILLTPAVLAPLETYEQVEQFARQNLLPIASTPKP, from the coding sequence ATGGTCAGGTGCGTGCACACCGATCTTTTCGCGCTCGACACGGCCCGTGATGAGGGTGTCGAAGAGATCCTCGATGCCGCGTTGGACGTCTTCGCCAAGATCGGGATCCGGCGGGCGACCGTCGATGAAATCGCTCAACGCGCGGGGCTCGGCCGTGTCACGATCTACCGACGGGTCGGCGGGAAGAACGAGATCGTCTCGGCGGTGCTCATCCGCGAATCCCAGAAGCTGTTCGAAGCGGTGCGCGCCGCGGCGGCGCGTGCGGACAATTTCGCGGATCGCGTGGTCCACAGTTTTGCCACGACGATCGAGACGGTGCGCACGAACGCGGTCTGGAACCGGCTTCTGGACATCGAGCCCGACACCGTGCTGCCTCGACTGACCCTCGAAGCCTCACCGCTGCTGGCCGGGGCCGTCGCGGCGACCGCCGAAGTGCTCCGTGGCCCTGACGTGGCGGCAGTCCCGGAACCCGAACTGCTCGCACGAGCCGAAATCCTCGTCCGCATCACCCATTCGATCCTGCTCACGCCTGCGGTGCTGGCGCCATTGGAGACCTATGAACAGGTCGAACAATTCGCGCGGCAAAACCTCCTGCCGATCGCGTCAACGCCGAAACCGTAG